In one window of Mesorhizobium sp. B2-1-1 DNA:
- a CDS encoding cytochrome ubiquinol oxidase subunit I: MDPLILSRIQFGANISFHILFPAITIALGWVLLFFKLRYNATNDSAWMRAYFTWVKVFALSFAMGVVSGVTMSFQFGTNWPGYMETVGNIAGPLLAYEILTAFFLEAAFLGIMLFGFRRVSNRIHTLATVLVAGGTTVSAFWIIALNSWMQTPVGFEMRDGVAHAVDWWAILFNPSMPYRLVHMLLASGLTVSFLIAGLSALRYLKGDRSESMWKALRTGVFTAAILIPIQILAGDQHGLNTLEHQPQKIAAMEANWNTGPNVPLVLFAIPDEAARENRFEVTIPNGASWILRHSARGVVPGLNDYPGNHPPVFPVFWGFRVMVGTGLLMLAVSWSAAFFLKRRHSLPRPLALLMVPMTISGWVATLAGWYTTEIGRQPWLVTGVLRTADAVGPVAGGHVALTLAVYLALYVLLLIAYLGVLVHLALKAAKDGDTSPLPGVLNKPMSQPAAGE, from the coding sequence ATGGACCCGCTCATCCTTTCGCGCATTCAGTTCGGTGCGAATATTTCGTTTCATATTCTGTTTCCAGCCATCACCATCGCACTCGGCTGGGTGCTGCTTTTCTTCAAGCTCCGCTACAACGCGACCAATGATTCGGCCTGGATGCGCGCCTATTTCACCTGGGTGAAGGTGTTCGCATTGTCTTTCGCCATGGGCGTGGTTTCCGGCGTCACCATGAGCTTTCAGTTCGGCACCAACTGGCCGGGCTACATGGAAACGGTCGGCAACATCGCCGGGCCGCTGCTGGCCTACGAAATCCTCACCGCCTTTTTCCTCGAGGCAGCCTTCCTCGGCATCATGCTGTTCGGCTTCCGCCGCGTTTCCAACCGCATCCACACGCTGGCGACCGTGCTGGTGGCCGGCGGCACCACCGTGTCGGCCTTCTGGATCATCGCGCTGAACTCGTGGATGCAGACGCCGGTCGGCTTCGAGATGCGCGACGGCGTCGCCCACGCCGTCGACTGGTGGGCGATCCTCTTCAATCCCTCCATGCCCTACCGTCTCGTCCATATGCTGCTCGCCTCCGGGCTTACGGTATCGTTTCTCATCGCCGGCCTGTCGGCGCTGCGCTACCTCAAGGGCGACCGCTCGGAATCGATGTGGAAGGCGCTGCGCACCGGCGTCTTCACCGCCGCCATCCTCATTCCCATCCAGATCCTTGCCGGCGACCAGCACGGCCTGAACACGCTCGAGCACCAGCCGCAGAAAATCGCCGCCATGGAGGCCAACTGGAACACCGGCCCCAACGTGCCGCTGGTGCTGTTTGCCATTCCGGATGAAGCGGCCAGGGAAAACAGGTTCGAGGTGACCATTCCCAACGGGGCGAGCTGGATCCTGCGGCACAGTGCCAGGGGCGTGGTACCGGGACTCAACGACTATCCCGGCAACCATCCGCCCGTCTTCCCGGTGTTCTGGGGTTTTCGCGTCATGGTCGGCACCGGCCTGTTGATGCTCGCCGTCTCCTGGTCGGCCGCCTTCTTCCTCAAGCGCCGTCATAGCCTGCCGAGGCCGCTGGCGTTGCTCATGGTGCCGATGACCATCTCCGGTTGGGTGGCGACGCTCGCCGGCTGGTATACGACGGAGATCGGCCGCCAGCCCTGGCTGGTGACGGGCGTGCTGAGGACCGCCGACGCCGTCGGCCCGGTGGCCGGCGGCCATGTGGCGCTGACGCTGGCCGTCTATCTCGCTCTCTACGTGCTGTTGCTGATCGCCTATCTCGGCGTTCTGGTGCACCTGGCGCTGAAGGCGGCCAAGGACGGCGACACCTCGCCGCTGCCGGGCGTGCTCAACAAGCCGATGTCGCAGCCCGCGGCTGGCGAGTAG
- a CDS encoding ABC transporter ATP-binding protein, which translates to MQPVISISGVTKTYATGFKALKEINLDIERGEIFALLGPNGAGKTTLISIVCGIVNRSSGSVTVDGHDITRDYRAARGLIGLVPQELTIDAFESVWATVNYSRGLFGKPANHAFVEKVLRDLSLWDKKDAKAITLSGGMKRRLMIAKALSHEPRVLFLDEPTAGVDVELRQDMWAMVRRLREDGVTIILTTHYIEEAEAMADRVGVINRGEIILVEGKAELMRKLGRKRLVMELRSPLGAIPDAFSHYALELSPDGGQITYTYDNQSARPGVASLIRDLEAAGIQFRDLDTQNSSLEEIFVNLLRQEP; encoded by the coding sequence ATGCAGCCTGTCATCTCCATTTCCGGGGTCACCAAGACCTACGCCACCGGCTTCAAGGCGCTGAAGGAAATCAATCTCGACATCGAGCGCGGCGAGATTTTCGCGCTGCTTGGCCCCAACGGCGCCGGCAAGACGACGCTGATCTCCATCGTCTGCGGCATCGTCAACCGTTCGTCTGGCAGCGTCACGGTGGATGGCCACGACATCACCAGAGACTATCGCGCCGCGCGCGGCCTGATCGGGCTGGTGCCGCAGGAGCTGACCATCGACGCCTTCGAGAGCGTCTGGGCGACGGTCAACTACAGCCGCGGCCTGTTCGGCAAGCCGGCAAACCATGCCTTTGTCGAGAAGGTGCTGCGCGACCTGTCGCTGTGGGACAAGAAGGACGCCAAGGCGATCACGCTTTCGGGCGGCATGAAGCGGCGGCTGATGATCGCCAAGGCGCTGTCGCACGAACCGCGCGTGCTGTTCCTCGACGAGCCGACGGCCGGCGTCGACGTCGAACTGCGCCAGGACATGTGGGCGATGGTGCGGCGGCTGCGCGAGGACGGGGTCACCATCATCCTCACCACCCACTATATCGAGGAGGCCGAGGCGATGGCCGACCGCGTCGGCGTCATCAACCGAGGCGAGATCATCCTGGTCGAGGGCAAGGCCGAACTGATGCGCAAGCTCGGCCGCAAGCGCCTGGTGATGGAACTGCGCAGCCCGCTCGGCGCCATTCCGGACGCCTTCTCGCACTACGCCCTGGAATTGTCGCCGGATGGCGGGCAGATCACCTACACCTATGACAACCAGAGCGCCCGGCCGGGCGTGGCGTCGCTAATCCGCGATCTCGAGGCCGCCGGCATCCAGTTCCGCGACCTGGACACGCAGAACAGTTCGCTGGAGGAGATCTTCGTCAATCTTCTGAGGCAAGAGCCATGA
- a CDS encoding ABC transporter permease, with protein MNLRAVWAIYRVEMARALRTVLQSIVSPVLSTSLYFVVFGSAIGSRITEIDGISYGAFIVPGLIMLSLLTQSISNASFAIYFPKFVGSIYELLSAPVSYLEIVLAYVGGAATKSIILGLIILATASLFVPLSIQHPFWMLAFLVLTAVTFSLFGFIIGIWARSFEQLQLVPLLIITPLTFLGGSFYSINMLPGAWRTVTLFNPVVYLISGFRWSFFGKSDVSVGISLGMTVVFLLICVATVAWIFRTGYRLRN; from the coding sequence ATGAACCTGCGCGCGGTATGGGCGATCTACCGGGTGGAGATGGCGCGCGCGCTGCGCACCGTTTTGCAGAGCATCGTCTCACCCGTGCTGTCGACGTCGCTGTATTTCGTCGTCTTCGGCTCGGCCATCGGTTCGCGCATCACCGAGATCGACGGCATCAGCTACGGCGCCTTCATCGTGCCCGGGCTGATCATGCTGTCGCTTTTGACGCAGTCGATCTCCAACGCCTCCTTCGCCATCTACTTCCCGAAATTCGTCGGCTCAATCTACGAGCTGTTGTCGGCTCCGGTCTCCTATCTCGAGATCGTCCTCGCCTATGTCGGGGGCGCCGCCACAAAGTCGATCATCCTCGGCCTGATCATTCTGGCGACGGCCTCGCTGTTCGTGCCGCTCTCCATCCAGCATCCGTTCTGGATGCTGGCCTTCCTGGTGCTGACGGCGGTGACCTTCAGCCTGTTCGGCTTCATCATCGGAATCTGGGCCAGGAGCTTCGAGCAGTTGCAACTGGTGCCGCTGCTGATCATCACGCCGCTGACCTTCCTGGGTGGCAGCTTCTATTCCATCAACATGCTGCCGGGCGCCTGGCGCACGGTGACGCTGTTCAATCCGGTCGTCTATCTGATCAGCGGCTTCCGCTGGAGCTTTTTCGGAAAATCGGACGTTTCGGTCGGCATCAGCCTCGGCATGACCGTGGTTTTTCTGCTGATCTGCGTGGCGACCGTCGCCTGGATATTCAGGACCGGCTACCGGCTGAGGAATTGA
- a CDS encoding phosphatidylglycerol lysyltransferase domain-containing protein, with protein sequence MPSLRIYLDKILERASPKVERQAFTHAERLALVRRHGDFSLAYSSAVQGRLSYFGDADGYIAFGTKMKHHFALGDPVADPAHRADYIRRFVETAGSPWFVQIGEQSARVLAGLGYKVNRLGIDTRLPLPAHDFSGKRNETVRYSERWLLKKGFSFAEDKRTIFLDEISRLSANWRGDRIVKRWEMGFLNRHFADHVGVDMRRFVLHGPDGELVALLDFDPLFRGGKVIGYTTAFKRKHIDASPHAEVGLTKFAVDRFREEGISVVTLGLSPLVDVGPSGFAESDFWRNAFQRAYDSPWVNRRRFNLQGQAAFKRRFHGIEEPVYVAFRKGTYVEMLGLLRLVKAI encoded by the coding sequence ATGCCCTCCTTGCGGATCTATCTCGACAAAATCCTCGAGCGTGCCTCGCCAAAGGTCGAGCGCCAGGCGTTCACCCATGCCGAACGGCTGGCGCTGGTGCGCCGCCACGGCGACTTCTCACTCGCCTACTCCTCCGCCGTGCAAGGCAGGCTCTCCTATTTCGGCGACGCCGACGGTTACATCGCCTTCGGCACCAAGATGAAGCATCATTTCGCGCTCGGCGACCCGGTCGCCGATCCGGCCCATCGGGCCGACTATATCAGGCGCTTCGTCGAGACCGCCGGCAGCCCCTGGTTCGTGCAGATCGGCGAACAGTCGGCGCGGGTGCTGGCCGGGCTCGGCTACAAGGTCAACCGGCTGGGCATCGACACCCGTCTGCCGCTGCCCGCACACGATTTTTCCGGCAAGCGCAACGAAACCGTGCGCTACTCCGAGCGCTGGCTGTTGAAGAAGGGCTTTTCGTTCGCCGAGGACAAGCGGACCATCTTTCTCGACGAGATCTCCCGGCTTTCGGCGAACTGGCGCGGCGACCGCATCGTCAAGCGCTGGGAAATGGGCTTCCTCAACCGGCACTTCGCCGATCATGTGGGCGTCGACATGCGCCGCTTCGTGCTGCACGGCCCTGATGGCGAACTGGTCGCCCTGCTCGACTTCGATCCGCTGTTTCGCGGCGGCAAGGTCATCGGCTACACCACCGCCTTCAAGCGCAAGCACATCGACGCCTCGCCGCATGCCGAGGTCGGCCTGACCAAATTCGCCGTCGACCGCTTTCGCGAGGAAGGCATTTCGGTCGTCACGCTCGGGCTGTCGCCGCTGGTCGACGTCGGCCCCAGCGGATTCGCCGAAAGCGATTTCTGGCGCAACGCCTTCCAGCGCGCCTATGATTCGCCTTGGGTCAACCGCCGCCGCTTCAACCTGCAGGGGCAGGCGGCGTTCAAGCGTCGTTTCCACGGCATCGAGGAGCCGGTCTACGTCGCCTTCCGTAAGGGAACCTATGTCGAGATGCTGGGCCTGCTGCGGCTGGTGAAGGCGATCTAG
- a CDS encoding flavin-containing monooxygenase: MADTTIRPAAHQTVTIEPAIVIGAGAAGLAAAQALVKAGVATAILEKESRLAEPWHRRHQQLRLNTHRDLSALPGLAYPKGTLAFPHRTAVIRYLNDFSEANRLPVELGVAVEAVLFRGDHWAIETSAGMRLARHVVIATGRDRQPFIPDWKGMRDFAGRIIHSADFGDAKDYAGKKVLVVGAGNSGIDALNHLAQASTASLWLSARNGPSVLPKRIGKIAVHRLSPLMARLPLRVADAVIALTQRLVFGDLTKFGVPPAPVGGASRLTTDYTAIAADEGAIDAIRAGRITVVPGVREFTRDGVILANGSLIDPDIVIAATGYRTGLEQMVGNLGVLDGKGVPVFNGGDADPKLPGLWFTGMRPSIRGCFANAAIQAKAIAERIARRIANSGR, encoded by the coding sequence ATGGCAGATACGACAATCAGACCGGCAGCGCACCAGACGGTAACTATCGAACCGGCGATCGTCATCGGCGCCGGCGCCGCCGGTCTCGCGGCAGCGCAGGCGCTGGTCAAGGCCGGCGTGGCGACGGCGATCCTGGAAAAGGAGAGCCGGTTGGCCGAGCCATGGCATCGGCGTCACCAGCAGCTGCGCCTCAATACTCACCGCGACCTTTCGGCACTTCCCGGCCTTGCCTATCCGAAGGGCACGCTCGCCTTCCCCCACAGAACCGCCGTCATCCGCTATCTGAACGATTTCAGCGAGGCGAACCGGCTGCCGGTGGAGCTCGGCGTCGCCGTCGAGGCGGTCCTGTTCAGGGGCGACCACTGGGCGATAGAGACCAGCGCCGGGATGCGCCTGGCGCGCCACGTCGTGATCGCCACCGGCCGCGACAGACAGCCGTTCATCCCCGACTGGAAAGGAATGCGGGATTTCGCCGGCCGCATCATCCATTCGGCGGATTTCGGCGACGCGAAGGACTATGCCGGCAAGAAGGTGCTGGTCGTCGGCGCCGGCAACTCGGGTATAGACGCGCTCAACCACCTGGCGCAGGCAAGCACCGCCTCGCTGTGGCTGTCGGCCCGCAACGGTCCGTCGGTCCTGCCCAAGCGCATCGGCAAGATTGCCGTGCACCGGCTGTCGCCGCTGATGGCGCGGTTGCCTTTGCGGGTCGCCGATGCGGTGATCGCCTTGACGCAGCGCCTGGTTTTCGGCGACCTGACGAAATTCGGCGTGCCGCCGGCACCGGTGGGCGGCGCCAGCCGCCTGACCACCGACTACACAGCGATCGCCGCCGACGAGGGCGCGATCGACGCCATCCGCGCGGGCAGGATCACCGTCGTGCCGGGGGTGCGAGAATTCACCCGCGACGGCGTCATCCTGGCCAATGGCAGCCTGATCGATCCCGACATCGTCATTGCCGCGACGGGCTACCGCACCGGGCTTGAGCAGATGGTCGGCAATCTCGGCGTGCTCGACGGCAAGGGCGTTCCGGTCTTCAACGGCGGCGATGCGGATCCGAAACTGCCTGGCCTCTGGTTCACCGGCATGCGGCCGAGCATCCGCGGCTGCTTCGCCAATGCCGCCATCCAGGCCAAGGCGATCGCCGAGCGGATTGCCCGGCGGATCGCCAATTCGGGCCGCTGA
- a CDS encoding PhoX family protein: MTDHRSPDARFRTSLLEENDGPATNPTENRTMGEIIAERFSRRAFLKGSLAVSAIAATVSPLALVAADDARAAEGSAFSFEELEAGIDDKHHVAPGYDADVLLRWGDPLFADSPEFDPARQSAEAQARQFGYNNDYVGYIGIGGSAEHGLLVVNHEYTNPHLMFPGIVRIVEKDGKKAAELAPLSKEQVDVEMAAHGGTIVEIRKEGGKWQVVRDGKLNRRITSNTEMALSGPVAGHDRVKTNADPSGTKVIGTFNNCAGGVTPWGTYVMAEENIHGYFSGELPEGHKEAANYKRLGIPEGAYEWGAHYDRFDLAKEPNEPNRFGWIVEVDVNDPTSTPRKRTAMGRFKHEGAESIVAKDGRVVFYLGDDERFEYVYKFVTAGRFDPDDRAANMNLLDDGTLHVAKFAADGTVEWLPIVFGQGPLTAENGFAGQADVLIETRRAADLLGATKMDRPEDIQPNRVNGKVYVMLTNNSKRKADQVDAANPRADNAFGHIIEISEDGGDFAGTRGKWEVLLKCGDPAVADVGATFSTATTANGWFGMPDNCAVDSAGRLWVATDGQGPKATGRTDGLWAVDTEGPARATSKLFFRVPIGAEMCGPLFAPDDQTAFVAVQHPGDGGEDWEAFGRPSYYEDPSTRWPDFKPDMPVRPAVVAITRQGGGKIAI; the protein is encoded by the coding sequence ATGACCGACCATCGCTCGCCCGACGCCCGATTCCGCACCAGCCTGCTTGAGGAAAACGACGGTCCGGCGACCAACCCCACCGAAAACCGCACCATGGGCGAAATCATTGCCGAGCGGTTCTCCCGCCGCGCCTTCCTCAAGGGCTCGCTGGCCGTCTCGGCCATCGCCGCCACCGTCAGCCCGCTGGCGCTCGTGGCCGCCGACGATGCGCGTGCCGCCGAGGGCTCCGCCTTCTCGTTCGAGGAACTCGAAGCCGGTATCGACGACAAGCACCATGTCGCGCCGGGCTACGATGCCGACGTGCTGTTGCGCTGGGGCGATCCGCTGTTTGCCGATTCGCCGGAGTTCGACCCGGCCAGGCAGTCGGCTGAGGCCCAGGCAAGACAATTCGGCTACAACAATGACTATGTCGGCTATATCGGGATCGGTGGCTCCGCCGAGCACGGCCTGCTGGTCGTCAACCACGAATACACCAATCCGCATCTGATGTTCCCGGGCATCGTCAGGATCGTCGAGAAGGACGGCAAGAAGGCGGCCGAACTCGCGCCGCTCTCGAAGGAGCAGGTCGATGTCGAGATGGCGGCACATGGCGGCACCATCGTCGAGATCCGCAAGGAAGGCGGCAAGTGGCAGGTGGTGCGCGACGGCAAGTTGAACCGCCGCATCACCTCCAACACCGAAATGGCGCTGTCGGGCCCGGTCGCCGGCCATGACCGCGTCAAGACCAATGCCGACCCATCCGGCACCAAGGTCATCGGCACATTCAACAACTGCGCCGGCGGCGTCACGCCTTGGGGCACCTATGTCATGGCCGAGGAGAACATCCACGGCTATTTCTCCGGTGAACTGCCGGAAGGCCATAAGGAAGCCGCCAATTACAAGCGCCTCGGCATTCCGGAAGGCGCCTATGAATGGGGCGCGCATTACGATCGTTTCGACCTCGCCAAGGAGCCGAACGAGCCCAACCGTTTCGGCTGGATCGTCGAGGTCGACGTCAACGATCCGACATCCACGCCGAGGAAGCGCACCGCAATGGGCCGCTTCAAGCATGAAGGCGCCGAATCGATCGTCGCCAAGGATGGCCGCGTCGTCTTCTATCTCGGCGACGACGAGCGCTTCGAGTACGTCTACAAATTCGTCACCGCGGGCCGTTTCGATCCGGACGACCGCGCCGCCAACATGAACCTGCTCGACGACGGCACGCTGCATGTCGCCAAATTCGCTGCGGACGGTACGGTGGAATGGCTGCCGATCGTCTTCGGCCAGGGCCCGCTGACGGCCGAGAACGGCTTTGCCGGCCAGGCCGACGTGTTGATCGAGACGCGGCGTGCCGCCGACCTGCTCGGCGCCACCAAGATGGACCGTCCCGAGGACATCCAGCCCAATCGTGTCAACGGCAAGGTCTATGTCATGCTGACCAACAATTCCAAGCGCAAAGCCGACCAGGTCGACGCCGCCAACCCGCGCGCCGACAACGCTTTCGGCCACATCATCGAGATATCGGAAGATGGCGGCGATTTCGCCGGCACCAGGGGCAAATGGGAAGTGCTCCTGAAATGCGGCGATCCGGCGGTTGCCGATGTCGGCGCCACCTTCTCCACCGCCACCACGGCCAATGGCTGGTTCGGCATGCCCGACAATTGCGCGGTCGATTCAGCCGGGCGCCTGTGGGTCGCCACCGACGGCCAGGGCCCGAAGGCCACCGGCCGCACCGACGGCCTGTGGGCGGTCGACACCGAAGGGCCGGCGCGCGCGACGTCAAAACTGTTTTTCCGCGTGCCGATCGGCGCTGAAATGTGCGGGCCGCTGTTTGCGCCCGACGATCAGACCGCCTTCGTCGCCGTCCAGCATCCAGGCGACGGCGGCGAGGATTGGGAGGCGTTCGGCCGCCCGTCCTATTATGAGGATCCGTCGACGCGCTGGCCCGATTTCAAGCCGGACATGCCGGTGCGGCCGGCGGTCGTCGCCATTACCAGGCAAGGCGGCGGCAAGATCGCGATTTAG
- a CDS encoding response regulator: MIGTIRVAIVDDHPLFREGVTRSLSEIGGFEMVAQGATAQDAERIASTLQPDILLLDISMPGDGLASVAGILGANPGQKIVMLTVSEANADVARALNAGVRGYVLKGVGSRMLAEILNGVAAGETYVSPTLSARLLSDLQSLQPANGRTDRLRQLTGREAEILQLVAEGLSNKEVALRLALQEKTVKHHMTGVLSKLNVRNRTEAALLMREARDRAGS, encoded by the coding sequence ATGATCGGTACCATCCGTGTCGCCATTGTCGACGACCACCCGCTGTTTCGCGAAGGCGTTACCCGCAGCCTGTCGGAGATCGGCGGCTTCGAAATGGTGGCCCAGGGCGCCACTGCGCAGGATGCCGAACGCATCGCCTCGACTTTGCAGCCCGACATACTGCTGCTCGACATCAGCATGCCGGGTGACGGCCTTGCGTCGGTGGCCGGCATACTGGGTGCCAATCCCGGACAGAAGATCGTCATGCTGACGGTCTCGGAGGCCAATGCCGACGTGGCGCGGGCGCTGAACGCCGGTGTGCGCGGCTATGTGCTGAAGGGGGTCGGCTCGCGCATGCTGGCCGAAATCCTGAATGGTGTAGCGGCCGGCGAGACCTATGTGTCGCCGACCCTGTCGGCCCGCCTGCTTTCGGACCTGCAATCGCTGCAGCCGGCCAACGGCAGGACGGATCGCCTGCGGCAGCTCACCGGACGCGAGGCCGAGATCCTGCAGCTGGTGGCGGAAGGGCTGAGCAACAAGGAAGTGGCGCTGCGGCTGGCACTGCAGGAAAAAACGGTCAAGCATCACATGACCGGTGTGCTGTCCAAGCTCAACGTCCGCAATCGCACCGAGGCGGCGCTGCTGATGCGCGAAGCGCGGGATCGGGCCGGCAGCTAA
- a CDS encoding sensor histidine kinase — protein MRFLETLSRRWNGLTLALQFIIAGGFGLLAVMLVVGFWVTAQIRESVLHNSAATTALYVDSVIAPLLPDLRTNHQLDDAVKRALDETLGQGALGKRLFSFKLWRRDGTVLYSKDTALIGRQFGPSANLRAAFAGNVVAEFNELGDEDDKEERAAGVPLLEIYNPVREPWSGEVVAVTEFYEIADDFQAALASALLSSWLIVAGATLTALLLLSGIVIRGSRTIDKQRGVLQGQVSELQALVSQNRALRLRVQQASRRATALNERYLRRIGADLHDGPAQLVALAALRVDSPAISGEGASSDSRNAEIAMIRMALDDAMREIRGICNGLVLPQIETAATGDILRLAVDEHQRRTRSSVALTLSRQLPELGASEKISIYRFVQEGLNNAYRHGQGKDQEVKAGMTGGKFFVEVSDGGPGFDPRRAEGLGLAGIRERIESIGGQFETTTGPQGTRLMITLAVEDQP, from the coding sequence GTGCGATTTCTCGAAACCTTGTCGCGGCGCTGGAACGGGCTTACGCTGGCGCTGCAGTTCATCATTGCCGGCGGCTTCGGGCTGCTTGCGGTGATGCTGGTGGTCGGCTTCTGGGTCACCGCGCAAATCCGCGAAAGCGTGCTCCACAATTCGGCGGCCACGACTGCCCTTTATGTCGACAGCGTGATCGCTCCGCTGCTCCCCGATCTGCGCACGAACCATCAGCTCGATGACGCCGTCAAACGGGCACTTGACGAGACCCTCGGCCAAGGCGCGCTCGGCAAACGGCTGTTTTCCTTCAAGTTGTGGCGTCGGGACGGCACGGTGCTGTATTCGAAGGACACGGCCTTGATCGGCCGGCAGTTCGGCCCGAGCGCCAACCTGCGTGCCGCCTTCGCCGGTAATGTCGTCGCCGAGTTCAACGAGCTAGGCGACGAGGACGACAAGGAGGAGAGGGCCGCGGGCGTGCCGCTGCTGGAAATCTACAATCCAGTCCGCGAACCCTGGTCGGGCGAGGTGGTCGCCGTCACCGAATTCTACGAGATCGCCGACGATTTCCAGGCGGCTCTGGCTTCCGCCTTGCTGTCGAGCTGGCTGATCGTGGCCGGCGCCACGCTGACGGCGCTGCTGCTGTTGTCGGGGATCGTCATACGTGGCAGCCGCACCATCGACAAGCAGCGCGGCGTTCTGCAGGGCCAGGTCTCCGAGCTGCAGGCGCTGGTCTCGCAAAACCGGGCGCTGCGCCTGCGCGTCCAGCAGGCGTCGCGCCGTGCCACGGCGCTCAATGAACGATACCTGCGTCGCATCGGTGCCGACCTTCATGACGGGCCGGCTCAGCTCGTCGCGCTGGCGGCGCTGCGTGTGGACAGCCCCGCCATTTCCGGTGAGGGTGCCTCCAGCGACAGCCGCAACGCCGAGATCGCCATGATCCGCATGGCGCTGGACGACGCGATGCGTGAAATCCGCGGCATCTGCAACGGCCTCGTCCTGCCGCAGATAGAAACGGCCGCGACCGGCGACATTCTGCGTCTTGCCGTCGACGAGCATCAACGCAGGACCCGCAGTTCCGTGGCGCTGACCCTATCCAGGCAGTTGCCCGAACTGGGCGCTTCGGAGAAGATCAGCATCTATCGCTTCGTCCAGGAGGGGCTGAACAACGCTTATCGTCATGGGCAGGGCAAGGATCAGGAGGTGAAGGCCGGGATGACAGGCGGCAAGTTCTTCGTTGAAGTGTCGGATGGCGGGCCCGGATTCGACCCGAGGCGAGCCGAGGGCCTGGGGCTCGCCGGCATCAGGGAACGTATCGAAAGCATTGGTGGCCAGTTCGAGACCACGACCGGGCCACAGGGAACACGATTGATGATTACGCTAGCCGTCGAGGATCAACCATGA
- a CDS encoding phosphatase PAP2 family protein, translating to MKTAAKALLSRVEFPVLLAGLVVAAGLWGFVELMEVARATTPHAFDAEIMLAFRQAGQPGIPIGPPWMEGAMRDITSLGSTSVLVLITAATIIYLLLIRRPGTALLIFVAVAGGQMLSSLLKLGVDRPRPELVSHLVNETSLSFPSGHAMLSAVTYLTLGSLAARFLQGRTTKIYVLALAVLTTVLVGISRIYLGVHWPSDVLAGWCAGFAWAMLCWLAARVLQRRRVVRDDV from the coding sequence ATGAAGACTGCGGCAAAGGCTCTGCTGAGCCGGGTCGAATTCCCGGTGCTGCTGGCCGGCCTTGTCGTCGCCGCCGGCCTGTGGGGCTTCGTGGAGTTGATGGAGGTGGCACGGGCCACCACGCCGCACGCCTTCGACGCTGAAATCATGCTTGCCTTCCGCCAGGCCGGCCAACCCGGTATCCCGATCGGCCCGCCATGGATGGAAGGGGCGATGCGCGACATCACCAGCCTCGGCAGCACCAGCGTGCTGGTGCTGATCACGGCGGCGACGATCATCTATCTGCTGTTGATCCGCAGGCCCGGGACCGCGCTTCTCATCTTCGTCGCCGTGGCGGGCGGCCAGATGCTGTCGAGCCTGCTGAAGCTCGGCGTCGACCGGCCGCGGCCCGAGCTCGTCTCGCATCTGGTCAACGAGACCTCGCTTTCCTTCCCGAGCGGCCACGCGATGCTTTCGGCGGTGACCTATCTCACATTGGGCTCGCTTGCGGCGCGCTTCCTGCAGGGCCGGACGACGAAGATCTATGTTCTGGCGCTCGCCGTGCTGACGACGGTGCTGGTCGGCATCAGCCGCATCTATCTCGGCGTCCACTGGCCGTCGGACGTGCTGGCCGGCTGGTGCGCGGGCTTTGCCTGGGCCATGCTGTGCTGGTTGGCGGCAAGGGTCCTGCAACGGCGCAGGGTGGTGCGTGACGACGTCTGA
- a CDS encoding helix-turn-helix domain-containing protein, protein MITAAQMRAARALAGIDQKTLAERAGVSLPTIQRMEASDGVVRGVVDTLMKVIQALDEAGVELIGENQPSERGGRGVRLKPAVPPNPKAEPA, encoded by the coding sequence ATGATCACTGCCGCGCAGATGCGCGCCGCGAGGGCGCTGGCCGGCATCGATCAGAAGACGCTCGCCGAGCGCGCCGGCGTTTCGCTTCCCACCATCCAGCGCATGGAAGCGAGCGACGGCGTGGTCAGGGGTGTGGTCGATACGCTGATGAAGGTCATCCAGGCCCTCGACGAGGCCGGGGTGGAGCTGATCGGCGAGAATCAACCCAGTGAGCGCGGCGGCCGGGGCGTGCGCCTCAAGCCTGCTGTGCCGCCCAATCCGAAAGCTGAGCCGGCATAA